GGAAATCAGCAGGAGGGAAATCAATACCACCACCGCTCCGCCCGGCCAGTCGCCGTTTCAAAGAAATTACCTCCGCACGCAAAGCATCGAGTTCTTCCTGTCGAACAAAATCCTGCCCAGCCCGCTCATCGCGAAGCGCAGCCACTTCATCTCGAAGTGAACGAATCTCACTTCGAAAAAGCGACTGGTTATCGAGCACATCAGACATTCGCGACAACACACCAGCAAGCTCAGCAACATCACTCGAGGGGACCGACTGATCAAAGCGTTGATCAAGCTGTTGATCACTAATTAACGTACTGAATTTAAGGGCTAACTCTCTTTCAATTTGCTCAGTAGACCAGTTGTCATTGAACATCGTACGAATCCTCCTGAAAATTTCTAAGACCTCAACAGGGTATCGAGTTCGACGCCCTTCACCACCTTCCGATGGGATATATCTTTCAAACTTATCTTTATAATAAACGATTGTTGACGGCGGTATGTCTAGCTGCCTTCCAACCTCTCGTAAGCTGATAAATTTTTTATTCATAGAATTAAAACCTTGTTGATCACTGTTCTTCATATAGTTCATAAACTGATTAAACCTTTTATGTCAACATCAAACTGAACATTGATGAACAACAAGCGATCAATAAGCAAAAAAAAGCGCACCGGGAATCCGGTGCGCTTAACGCTGTATATGTAAAAAAAATTACTTTTCGAGACCTGCTCGAACTTCCTTAAGTGTGTTCAAAACATCCTGCATTTTAGTCCGCATCTGTTCGTCGTCCAGAGTGTTTCCCAGATAAGCTGCCTTCATCGCCATCTCATTAACCAAATCATGAGCTATCATTCTCTTGATTTGAATAGGAACACCTTTTTCCATATCACCCATTCGGTTGTCGAGCTTCGAAACATCTTCGCGCAGCACACCAAGGCTTTTCACCTCATCAGTTAACCCAGCAATATTTCGATTCATCCCAAAAAAGAAAATAATCAGAAGAACACCAACAAGAAGTGATACAATAATCGCAACCTTGCTCATATCCCTATTGGCTTCAGCCATGCTGGCAGTCGACTCACCCGACTGGATGGTATCACCCGCTTCCACATCTGCGTTTTTTACCGTTTCCAACTTGTGGACTTTATTATCATCAGCATCCATAATTATTACTCCATTAGAACTTTATTCGACGCCCATTTAGACAATATATTTTACCATACTTCACCCCGACACTGGAATCAAGGGAATGCCTGTCAGAATTTGTAGCCATACAGAGTTCATAACTCTACAATCAAAGAGTGATGCAACATATCCCCCCTGCAATAGCAACGCATGCATTTATCTTGACAAGTCAGTCACTATATCATGTATATTTACATTTCTGATTTGTCGCATCGATGCCACTGTAATCATCACTGCAACGCCGGCAAAGCACCTTCTACTCAAACATCAAGGAGCTATGTATGGAAGACTATTTGAAAGAAGCCTTGGAGATTGTAAAAGCCCAGGCCAGTGTTCGTACAATGACGGAAGATGAAATTACTTCCATGGTTCAAAAACTTGCAGCAGGCATTAAGGCGATTGCCGAAGGAGACAGTATTCAAACGTCTGAATCGGCCGCAGTTGATCCCCAGAAAGCTATCAGAGAGAAATCAATCCTCTGTTGTGTTTGCGGTAAGACATTTAAAGTAATCACAAAAAAACATCTTGCGAGTCACAATTTAACACCGGAAGAATACAGAGAGAAGTTTGGATATAAGAAAAAACTTCCATTAGTATGCAAATCTCTTCAACGTGAACGCCGAAAAAAAATGAAAGAAATGCAGCTCTGGACAAAAAGAGGAAAGAATAAGTAAATCTACTATAATCTTCAAAGCCCGTGTGCAACACACGGGCTTTTTTATCCCTTAAACACCCGTTTAAAAACGATATCCATTGTGTCTTCGATTCTTTTCCACCCGGCCTCAGACTGAAGGTCAACTCCCCCCAAACTTCGATGAATCCTAGATCGAACAGCGAGGAAGTTTACCGAAGCGGCCATAATGAGTACCAGCGCTGTCAGATCAACATCTTCTGGAGGCTCTTCCTCCATCATTTCAAAAAAACCAAGTGCGGTTTTTACCCGTACTTCTTCCAGCACTTTGGTCAGTTCGTTTCTTTCGATAGCTTCCCAAGCAAGAATTTCAAGTGTATGCGGCCTTCGCAGAATTGCTTTTAAATATCTTTTGAAGAACAGAGACATTAATTCATGTGAAGGAATCTTTTTGATAAAGTCTCTATCATCACCCAACAACTCTTCTACTGGCGGCCAAAAATCAACCGTTTGACTGTATGCCGCTACTAAGCCTTGCAGGC
The genomic region above belongs to uncultured Pseudodesulfovibrio sp. and contains:
- a CDS encoding TetR/AcrR family transcriptional regulator, producing MVNIKAVPKVIPIRNKELTKTKLIKAVGKVVAEVGFQRLGVNLVAREAGVDKKLIYRYFDGLQGLVAAYSQTVDFWPPVEELLGDDRDFIKKIPSHELMSLFFKRYLKAILRRPHTLEILAWEAIERNELTKVLEEVRVKTALGFFEMMEEEPPEDVDLTALVLIMAASVNFLAVRSRIHRSLGGVDLQSEAGWKRIEDTMDIVFKRVFKG
- a CDS encoding MucR family transcriptional regulator, with product MEDYLKEALEIVKAQASVRTMTEDEITSMVQKLAAGIKAIAEGDSIQTSESAAVDPQKAIREKSILCCVCGKTFKVITKKHLASHNLTPEEYREKFGYKKKLPLVCKSLQRERRKKMKEMQLWTKRGKNK
- a CDS encoding MerR family transcriptional regulator; this translates as MKNSDQQGFNSMNKKFISLREVGRQLDIPPSTIVYYKDKFERYIPSEGGEGRRTRYPVEVLEIFRRIRTMFNDNWSTEQIERELALKFSTLISDQQLDQRFDQSVPSSDVAELAGVLSRMSDVLDNQSLFRSEIRSLRDEVAALRDERAGQDFVRQEELDALRAEVISLKRRLAGRSGGGIDFPPADFLASPLVIASGGEYLGVQGKGKKAFSLEDFVHLIERKESDFVGVETSWRQQDGHWVLVVRMEEVESGREQSVVLVAKKTVTPSKNVVTEIIRLNIDGNDAPDALLLTLFRQLRMVFNG